Proteins encoded by one window of Cannabis sativa cultivar Pink pepper isolate KNU-18-1 chromosome 4, ASM2916894v1, whole genome shotgun sequence:
- the LOC115713960 gene encoding uncharacterized protein LOC115713960, translating into MESNKATSSSMEVEAVPSEMNSAPASLPTKPKFEPLMAHEMSDGRVQFRNVYVPPHRYSPLKKLWLDIYTPVYEQMKIDIRMNLKARKVELKTRQDTPDVSNLQKCADFVHAFMLGFEVIDAIALLRMDELYVESFDIKDVKTLHGEHLSRTKGRLSGKGGTTKFKIENATKTRIVIADTKIHILGSFVNIKLARYSLCRLILGSPAGKVYSKLRAVSARLAERF; encoded by the coding sequence ATGGAGTCGAACAAAGCTACTTCTTCTTCGATGGAAGTTGAGGCAGTACCTTCTGAAATGAATTCTGCACCTGCGTCTCTGCCAACAAAACCGAAGTTCGAGCCTTTAATGGCTCATGAGATGTCTGATGGCCGAGTCCAATTTCGGAACGTGTATGTCCCCCCACATCGTTATTCACCTCTCAAGAAACTATGGTTGGATATCTACACACCGGTATACGAGCAGATGAAGATCGACATACGAATGAATCTCAAGGCTCGGAAGGTGGAATTAAAGACTAGACAAGACACACCTGATGTTAGTAATCTACAGAAGTGTGCTGATTTTGTTCATGCTTTCATGCTCggttttgaagtgattgatgccATTGCCCTTCTTCGTATGGATGAGCTCTATGTTGAGTCCTTCGATATAAAGGATGTTAAAACTCTCCATGGTGAGCACTTGTCTCGTACTAAAGGTAGACTATCTGGGAAAGGTGGTACAACGAAGTTTAAAATTGAGAATGCTACTAAGACAAGAATTGTGATTGCTGATACCAAGATTCACATATTGGggtcttttgtaaatattaagtTAGCTAGATATTCCCTTTGCAGACTTATTCTCGGTTCCCCTGCCGGAAAGGTATACTCGAAACTAAGAGCAGTTTCTGCCAGATTGGCAGAAAGATTTTGA